Proteins from a single region of Oreochromis niloticus isolate F11D_XX linkage group LG7, O_niloticus_UMD_NMBU, whole genome shotgun sequence:
- the slc27a4 gene encoding long-chain fatty acid transport protein 4 isoform X2, whose translation MHMAWMMRLACCTALLFVLRLLVGLPWYQVLPAILIFYLGSGGWNFLDIFAKTVGRDLHAASVLLRVKLNVRRHLREKNTIPKIFAETVHRHGDKTALIFEGTGERWTFRQLDEYSNRVANLLLERGFKEGDVVALFMENRSQYVGIWLGMAKIGVEAALINFNLRLDALVHCVTISNAKAVIFGSELTDAVSEVHSSMGKAVQMFCSGDWDPKRVPQGTECLEPLVAGAPSHLPPRPDRSFIDRLFYIYTSGTTGMPKAAIVVHSRYYRMAALVYYGFRMTSDDVLYDCLPLYHSAGNIVGVGQCLIHGMTVVIRKKFSASRFWDDCVKYNCTIVQYIGEICRYLLNQPVRDTERQHRVRMALGNGLRQSIWEEFMNRFNIPQIAEFYGATECNCSLGNFDNKMGACGFNSQILPFIYPIRLVRVDEETMELIRGPDGVCIPCKPGEPGQLVGRIIQNDPLRRFDGYVSQTATNKKIAHSVFKKGDSAYLSGDVLIMDKYGHMYFKDRTGDTFRWKGENVSTTEVEGTLSRLLDMKDVVVYGVEVPGAEGKAGMAAIADPSHSTNLEKFVKDMEKALPPYARPVFLRFLPEVNKTGTFKFQKTELRRDSFDPSAVSDRLYFLDSSKGRYVQLDEELYRSILSGKCKL comes from the exons ATGCACATGGCATG GATGATGCGTCTAGCATGCTGCACTGCCCTGCTTTTTGTGTTGAGACTGCTGGTGGGCTTGCCCTGGTACCAGGTTCTTCCGGCCATCCTGATCTTCTATCTGGGAAGCGGAGGATGGAACTTCTTGGATATCTTTGCCAAAACAGTTGGCAGAGACTTACA TGCAGCCAGTGTTTTACTGCGGGTGAAACTGAATGTCAGGCGCCACCTCAGAGAGAAGAACACTATTCCCAAGATCTTCGCTGAAACAGTGCACCGTCATGGGGACAAAACAGCGCTCATCTTCGAGGGCACTGGGGAGAGATGGACTTTCCGACAGTTGGATGAATACTCCAACAGAGTCGCTAACCTGCTACTGGAAAGAGGTTTTAAG GAAGGTGATGTGGTGGCCCTTTTCATGGAGAACAGATCGCAGTACGTGGGTATCTGGTTGGGCATGGCTAAAATTGGAGTAGAAGCAGCTCTCATCAACTTCAATTTAAGACTAGACGCTTTGGTCCACTGTGTCACCATCTCCAATGCCAAGGCTGTGATCTTTGGTTCAGAGCTAACTGATG CTGTGTCTGAGGTCCATAGTTCAATGGGGAAGGCAGTGCAGATGTTTTGCTCTGGAGACTGGGATCCCAAACGAGTCCCACAGGGAACAGAGTGCCTCGAGCCCCTGGTGGCCGGTGCCCCTTCTCATCTACCCCCTCGGCCAGATCGCAGCTTCATAG ATCGCCTGTTCTACATCTACACATCAGGAACCACTGGGATGCCTAAAGCAGCTATTGTTGTGCACAGCAG GTACTATCGCATGGCAGCTTTGGTGTATTATGGCTTTAGGATGACATCAGACGATGTATTGTATGATTGCCTTCCACTTTACCACTCTGCAG gAAACATTGTGGGAGTTGGCCAGTGCCTAATACACGGCATGACTGTAGTCATCAGAAAGAAGTTCTCTGCCTCACGGTTCTGGGATGACTGTGTCAAATATAACTGCACG ATTGTACAGTACATTGGAGAAATCTGCCGGTATCTACTGAACCAGCCAGTTCGTGACACAGAGCGACAGCACCGTGTGCGCATGGCACTGGGCAACGGCCTGCGTCAGTCCATATGGGAGGAATTCATGAACCGCTTCAACATTCCACAGATTGCAGAGTTTTATGGTGCCACGGAGTGCAATTGCAGTCTGGGCAACTTTGATAACAAG ATGGGAGCGTGCGGCTTCAACAGTCAGATTCTACCCTTCATCTACCCCATCAGACTGGTGAGGGTTGATGAAGAGACCATGGAGCTAATTAGGGGACCTGATGGTGTCTGTATTCCTTGTAAACCTG GTGAGCCTGGACAGCTTGTTGGCAGAATCATTCAGAATGACCCTCTACGTAGGTTTGATGGCTACGTCAGCCAAACAGCAACCAACAAGAAGATTGCTCATAGTGTATTTAAGAAGGGAGATAGTGCCTATCTGTCAG GTGATGTGCTGATCATGGATAAGTATGGCCACATGTACTTCAAAGACCGGACAGGAGACACTTTCCGCTGGAAAGGAGAGAATGTCTCAACAACCGAGGTGGAAGGAACTCTAAGCAGACTCCTAGATATGAAGGATGTCGTTGTGTATGGAGTGGAAGTACCAG GAGCGGAGGGAAAGGCTGGAATGGCAGCCATTGCCGATCCGTCTCACTCCACTAACCTGGAGAAGTTTGTGAAAGACATGGAGAAGGCTCTCCCTCCATATGCCAGACCTGtcttcctccgcttcctcccaGAGGTCAACAAGACAG GTACTTTTAAGTTTCAGAAGACGGAGTTGCGTCGGGACAGCTTTGATCCCAGCGCAGTGTCAGACAGACTGTACTTCCTGGATTCCAGCAAAGGGCGCTACGTGCAGCTGGACGAGGAGCTGTACCGCTCCATTCTGTCAGGGAAATGCAAATTGTGA
- the slc27a4 gene encoding long-chain fatty acid transport protein 4 isoform X3, whose protein sequence is MMRLACCTALLFVLRLLVGLPWYQVLPAILIFYLGSGGWNFLDIFAKTVGRDLHAASVLLRVKLNVRRHLREKNTIPKIFAETVHRHGDKTALIFEGTGERWTFRQLDEYSNRVANLLLERGFKEGDVVALFMENRSQYVGIWLGMAKIGVEAALINFNLRLDALVHCVTISNAKAVIFGSELTDAVSEVHSSMGKAVQMFCSGDWDPKRVPQGTECLEPLVAGAPSHLPPRPDRSFIDRLFYIYTSGTTGMPKAAIVVHSRYYRMAALVYYGFRMTSDDVLYDCLPLYHSAGNIVGVGQCLIHGMTVVIRKKFSASRFWDDCVKYNCTIVQYIGEICRYLLNQPVRDTERQHRVRMALGNGLRQSIWEEFMNRFNIPQIAEFYGATECNCSLGNFDNKMGACGFNSQILPFIYPIRLVRVDEETMELIRGPDGVCIPCKPGEPGQLVGRIIQNDPLRRFDGYVSQTATNKKIAHSVFKKGDSAYLSGDVLIMDKYGHMYFKDRTGDTFRWKGENVSTTEVEGTLSRLLDMKDVVVYGVEVPGAEGKAGMAAIADPSHSTNLEKFVKDMEKALPPYARPVFLRFLPEVNKTGTFKFQKTELRRDSFDPSAVSDRLYFLDSSKGRYVQLDEELYRSILSGKCKL, encoded by the exons ATGATGCGTCTAGCATGCTGCACTGCCCTGCTTTTTGTGTTGAGACTGCTGGTGGGCTTGCCCTGGTACCAGGTTCTTCCGGCCATCCTGATCTTCTATCTGGGAAGCGGAGGATGGAACTTCTTGGATATCTTTGCCAAAACAGTTGGCAGAGACTTACA TGCAGCCAGTGTTTTACTGCGGGTGAAACTGAATGTCAGGCGCCACCTCAGAGAGAAGAACACTATTCCCAAGATCTTCGCTGAAACAGTGCACCGTCATGGGGACAAAACAGCGCTCATCTTCGAGGGCACTGGGGAGAGATGGACTTTCCGACAGTTGGATGAATACTCCAACAGAGTCGCTAACCTGCTACTGGAAAGAGGTTTTAAG GAAGGTGATGTGGTGGCCCTTTTCATGGAGAACAGATCGCAGTACGTGGGTATCTGGTTGGGCATGGCTAAAATTGGAGTAGAAGCAGCTCTCATCAACTTCAATTTAAGACTAGACGCTTTGGTCCACTGTGTCACCATCTCCAATGCCAAGGCTGTGATCTTTGGTTCAGAGCTAACTGATG CTGTGTCTGAGGTCCATAGTTCAATGGGGAAGGCAGTGCAGATGTTTTGCTCTGGAGACTGGGATCCCAAACGAGTCCCACAGGGAACAGAGTGCCTCGAGCCCCTGGTGGCCGGTGCCCCTTCTCATCTACCCCCTCGGCCAGATCGCAGCTTCATAG ATCGCCTGTTCTACATCTACACATCAGGAACCACTGGGATGCCTAAAGCAGCTATTGTTGTGCACAGCAG GTACTATCGCATGGCAGCTTTGGTGTATTATGGCTTTAGGATGACATCAGACGATGTATTGTATGATTGCCTTCCACTTTACCACTCTGCAG gAAACATTGTGGGAGTTGGCCAGTGCCTAATACACGGCATGACTGTAGTCATCAGAAAGAAGTTCTCTGCCTCACGGTTCTGGGATGACTGTGTCAAATATAACTGCACG ATTGTACAGTACATTGGAGAAATCTGCCGGTATCTACTGAACCAGCCAGTTCGTGACACAGAGCGACAGCACCGTGTGCGCATGGCACTGGGCAACGGCCTGCGTCAGTCCATATGGGAGGAATTCATGAACCGCTTCAACATTCCACAGATTGCAGAGTTTTATGGTGCCACGGAGTGCAATTGCAGTCTGGGCAACTTTGATAACAAG ATGGGAGCGTGCGGCTTCAACAGTCAGATTCTACCCTTCATCTACCCCATCAGACTGGTGAGGGTTGATGAAGAGACCATGGAGCTAATTAGGGGACCTGATGGTGTCTGTATTCCTTGTAAACCTG GTGAGCCTGGACAGCTTGTTGGCAGAATCATTCAGAATGACCCTCTACGTAGGTTTGATGGCTACGTCAGCCAAACAGCAACCAACAAGAAGATTGCTCATAGTGTATTTAAGAAGGGAGATAGTGCCTATCTGTCAG GTGATGTGCTGATCATGGATAAGTATGGCCACATGTACTTCAAAGACCGGACAGGAGACACTTTCCGCTGGAAAGGAGAGAATGTCTCAACAACCGAGGTGGAAGGAACTCTAAGCAGACTCCTAGATATGAAGGATGTCGTTGTGTATGGAGTGGAAGTACCAG GAGCGGAGGGAAAGGCTGGAATGGCAGCCATTGCCGATCCGTCTCACTCCACTAACCTGGAGAAGTTTGTGAAAGACATGGAGAAGGCTCTCCCTCCATATGCCAGACCTGtcttcctccgcttcctcccaGAGGTCAACAAGACAG GTACTTTTAAGTTTCAGAAGACGGAGTTGCGTCGGGACAGCTTTGATCCCAGCGCAGTGTCAGACAGACTGTACTTCCTGGATTCCAGCAAAGGGCGCTACGTGCAGCTGGACGAGGAGCTGTACCGCTCCATTCTGTCAGGGAAATGCAAATTGTGA
- the slc27a4 gene encoding long-chain fatty acid transport protein 4 isoform X1, with translation MTDQKEKMKIKWMMRLACCTALLFVLRLLVGLPWYQVLPAILIFYLGSGGWNFLDIFAKTVGRDLHAASVLLRVKLNVRRHLREKNTIPKIFAETVHRHGDKTALIFEGTGERWTFRQLDEYSNRVANLLLERGFKEGDVVALFMENRSQYVGIWLGMAKIGVEAALINFNLRLDALVHCVTISNAKAVIFGSELTDAVSEVHSSMGKAVQMFCSGDWDPKRVPQGTECLEPLVAGAPSHLPPRPDRSFIDRLFYIYTSGTTGMPKAAIVVHSRYYRMAALVYYGFRMTSDDVLYDCLPLYHSAGNIVGVGQCLIHGMTVVIRKKFSASRFWDDCVKYNCTIVQYIGEICRYLLNQPVRDTERQHRVRMALGNGLRQSIWEEFMNRFNIPQIAEFYGATECNCSLGNFDNKMGACGFNSQILPFIYPIRLVRVDEETMELIRGPDGVCIPCKPGEPGQLVGRIIQNDPLRRFDGYVSQTATNKKIAHSVFKKGDSAYLSGDVLIMDKYGHMYFKDRTGDTFRWKGENVSTTEVEGTLSRLLDMKDVVVYGVEVPGAEGKAGMAAIADPSHSTNLEKFVKDMEKALPPYARPVFLRFLPEVNKTGTFKFQKTELRRDSFDPSAVSDRLYFLDSSKGRYVQLDEELYRSILSGKCKL, from the exons GATGATGCGTCTAGCATGCTGCACTGCCCTGCTTTTTGTGTTGAGACTGCTGGTGGGCTTGCCCTGGTACCAGGTTCTTCCGGCCATCCTGATCTTCTATCTGGGAAGCGGAGGATGGAACTTCTTGGATATCTTTGCCAAAACAGTTGGCAGAGACTTACA TGCAGCCAGTGTTTTACTGCGGGTGAAACTGAATGTCAGGCGCCACCTCAGAGAGAAGAACACTATTCCCAAGATCTTCGCTGAAACAGTGCACCGTCATGGGGACAAAACAGCGCTCATCTTCGAGGGCACTGGGGAGAGATGGACTTTCCGACAGTTGGATGAATACTCCAACAGAGTCGCTAACCTGCTACTGGAAAGAGGTTTTAAG GAAGGTGATGTGGTGGCCCTTTTCATGGAGAACAGATCGCAGTACGTGGGTATCTGGTTGGGCATGGCTAAAATTGGAGTAGAAGCAGCTCTCATCAACTTCAATTTAAGACTAGACGCTTTGGTCCACTGTGTCACCATCTCCAATGCCAAGGCTGTGATCTTTGGTTCAGAGCTAACTGATG CTGTGTCTGAGGTCCATAGTTCAATGGGGAAGGCAGTGCAGATGTTTTGCTCTGGAGACTGGGATCCCAAACGAGTCCCACAGGGAACAGAGTGCCTCGAGCCCCTGGTGGCCGGTGCCCCTTCTCATCTACCCCCTCGGCCAGATCGCAGCTTCATAG ATCGCCTGTTCTACATCTACACATCAGGAACCACTGGGATGCCTAAAGCAGCTATTGTTGTGCACAGCAG GTACTATCGCATGGCAGCTTTGGTGTATTATGGCTTTAGGATGACATCAGACGATGTATTGTATGATTGCCTTCCACTTTACCACTCTGCAG gAAACATTGTGGGAGTTGGCCAGTGCCTAATACACGGCATGACTGTAGTCATCAGAAAGAAGTTCTCTGCCTCACGGTTCTGGGATGACTGTGTCAAATATAACTGCACG ATTGTACAGTACATTGGAGAAATCTGCCGGTATCTACTGAACCAGCCAGTTCGTGACACAGAGCGACAGCACCGTGTGCGCATGGCACTGGGCAACGGCCTGCGTCAGTCCATATGGGAGGAATTCATGAACCGCTTCAACATTCCACAGATTGCAGAGTTTTATGGTGCCACGGAGTGCAATTGCAGTCTGGGCAACTTTGATAACAAG ATGGGAGCGTGCGGCTTCAACAGTCAGATTCTACCCTTCATCTACCCCATCAGACTGGTGAGGGTTGATGAAGAGACCATGGAGCTAATTAGGGGACCTGATGGTGTCTGTATTCCTTGTAAACCTG GTGAGCCTGGACAGCTTGTTGGCAGAATCATTCAGAATGACCCTCTACGTAGGTTTGATGGCTACGTCAGCCAAACAGCAACCAACAAGAAGATTGCTCATAGTGTATTTAAGAAGGGAGATAGTGCCTATCTGTCAG GTGATGTGCTGATCATGGATAAGTATGGCCACATGTACTTCAAAGACCGGACAGGAGACACTTTCCGCTGGAAAGGAGAGAATGTCTCAACAACCGAGGTGGAAGGAACTCTAAGCAGACTCCTAGATATGAAGGATGTCGTTGTGTATGGAGTGGAAGTACCAG GAGCGGAGGGAAAGGCTGGAATGGCAGCCATTGCCGATCCGTCTCACTCCACTAACCTGGAGAAGTTTGTGAAAGACATGGAGAAGGCTCTCCCTCCATATGCCAGACCTGtcttcctccgcttcctcccaGAGGTCAACAAGACAG GTACTTTTAAGTTTCAGAAGACGGAGTTGCGTCGGGACAGCTTTGATCCCAGCGCAGTGTCAGACAGACTGTACTTCCTGGATTCCAGCAAAGGGCGCTACGTGCAGCTGGACGAGGAGCTGTACCGCTCCATTCTGTCAGGGAAATGCAAATTGTGA